From the Spiroplasma sp. BIUS-1 genome, one window contains:
- a CDS encoding Hsp33 family molecular chaperone HslO gives MDMEIRALSEKHNVKISIVDISEGYNEIAKLQGTNPLTSVALGRTIINNALLSLSIKDGNKMTTNINGMGLGGSIIAEFQDKKFRGYIQVPNFEIEKIEEDKGSPLSQVVGKQGFLQISRDNGGTEPYTSRVEIVSGEVNLDFMYYLQQSDQVNSLISSTVEIAEDGSIKKACGIIIQMLPGFSDDDIDFIEEKVGSLDHLVKTLTGTTNYESLIKDICDDAKILGVGELKFECTCNMEKVISSVKMLGEDDIKKIIEEGEVVEVVCDFCKKQYNVKPEELAK, from the coding sequence ATGGATATGGAAATCAGAGCTTTAAGTGAAAAGCATAACGTTAAAATTTCAATAGTAGATATAAGTGAAGGGTATAATGAAATTGCAAAATTGCAAGGAACTAACCCACTTACATCAGTTGCCTTGGGAAGAACTATAATAAACAATGCTTTATTAAGTTTATCTATAAAAGACGGAAACAAAATGACAACAAATATAAATGGTATGGGATTAGGTGGATCAATTATAGCTGAATTCCAAGATAAAAAATTTAGAGGTTACATTCAAGTTCCAAATTTTGAAATTGAAAAGATAGAAGAAGATAAAGGAAGTCCTTTATCACAAGTTGTTGGTAAACAAGGTTTCTTACAAATCTCAAGAGATAATGGTGGAACAGAACCATATACTTCAAGAGTTGAAATTGTTTCTGGAGAAGTTAATTTAGATTTTATGTATTACTTACAACAAAGTGATCAAGTTAATTCTCTAATCAGTTCAACTGTAGAAATAGCAGAAGATGGAAGTATTAAAAAAGCTTGTGGAATTATAATACAAATGTTACCTGGATTCAGTGATGATGACATTGATTTCATTGAGGAAAAAGTTGGATCATTAGACCATCTTGTTAAAACACTTACAGGAACAACAAATTATGAATCATTAATAAAAGATATTTGTGATGATGCAAAAATTCTTGGTGTTGGTGAATTAAAATTCGAATGTACTTGTAACATGGAAAAAGTTATTTCATCTGTAAAAATGTTAGGTGAAGATGACATTAAAAAAATCATTGAAGAAGGAGAAGTTGTAGAGGTAGTTTGCGACTTTTGTAAGAAACAATATAATGTTAAACCAGAAGAACTTGCTAAATAA